The Solanum lycopersicum chromosome 6, SLM_r2.1 genome has a window encoding:
- the LOC101252994 gene encoding uncharacterized protein, which translates to MAELAQAAGVYAPRTLPAWRSLLNWLLFFFQIFVQIVRGTPSLTQLLSYVGLRNTSFLSSTPHFKPLPIVELPESHQTPLTVSTLQIAAGTNGEQRLTVVLDLDETLVCAYETSSLPNIVRTQATEAGLKWFELECTSSDKECEGKPKINYVTVFERPGLHEFLKELSEFANLVLFTAGLEGYARPLVDKIDVGNRFSLRLYRPSTISTEYREHVKDLVCISKDLSRIVIVDNNPFSFLLQPLNGIPCIPFSAGQPHDIQLLEVILPLLKHLSKQKDVRPVLYDRFHMPEWFQKHGIPASALTSEE; encoded by the exons ATGGCCGAGCTGGCTCAGGCCGCCGGTGTTTACGCTCCGAGGACTCTACCTGCCTGGAGGTCACTGCTTAACTggcttcttttcttctttcagaTCTTTGTTCAGATCGTTAGAGGAACTCCTTCTCTCACTCAGCTACTTTCCTATGTCGGCTTGCGTAATACCTCTTTCCTTTCTTCTACGCCGCACTTCAAGCCGCTCCCTATTGTTGAGCTGCCGGAGTCTCACCAGACACCTCTTACTGTTTCCACCTTGCAAATCGCCGCCGGAACTAACGGAGAGCAAAGACTCACG GTGGTTCTTGACTTGGATGAAACTTTAGTTTGTGCCTACGAGACATCAAGTTTGCCCAATATTGTACGCACCCAGGCTACAGAGGCTGGATTAAAGTGGTTTGAGCTTGAGTGCACATCTTCAGACAAG GAATGCGAAGGCAAACCTAAGATCAATTATGTCACAGTTTTTGAGCGTCCTGGATTGCATGAGTTTCTAAAAGAACTCAGTGAATTTGCCAATCTTGTCTTGTTTACTGCTGGGCTTGAAG GTTATGCAAGACCTCTTGTTGACAAAATTGATGTTGGAAATAGGTTTAGCTTGAGACTTTATCGGCCTTCAACAATTAGCAC GGAGTACCGAGAACATGTGAAAGATTTAGTATGCATTTCAAAGGACTTGAGCCGAATCGTCATTGTTGATAACAATCCATTCAGTTTCCTATTACAACCTCTAAATGGAATTCCATGCATTCCATTTTCTGCTGGACAACCACATGATATACAG CTTTTGGAGGTAATTCTTCCACTTCTCAAGCATCTATCCAAGCAAAAAGATGTGCGGCCTGTGCTGTACGATAGATTTCATATGCCAGAATGGTTTCAAAAGCACGGAATCCCTGCTTCTGCATTGACAAGCGAGGAATGA